The following DNA comes from Tunturibacter psychrotolerans.
CTGCACCTGCACCCGTCGCTTGAGCCGCAGGTGAGAGCTGGCAATGAGCTGGCGGTTGAGCACATCGACCTCGAAACGAAGGCCAACATTCCGGTCTCGGAGTATCGCGATGTGTTTGGGAATCGGTGCACTCGGTTTGTGGCGCGGGCGGGCGCGATTCGCTTGAGCGGGACGAGCGTTGTTGAGATGGAGGGGCTGGCCGACCCAATCAACGCTCATGCGAAGCAGGTTCCGGTGGAGAATTTGCCGTCGGAGGTGCTGCAGTATTTGCTGGCTAGCCGATACTGCGAGGTCGACAAATTTGGACCCATCTCGCAGGATTTGTTCGGATGGATGACACCTGGATGGACGAAGGCTTCAGCGATTCGCGACTGGGTGCATGAGAAGGTGATGTTCAACTACAAGACGGCGAGGCCGACCAAAACTGCGATGGATGTTTTTACCGAGCGGATTGGCGTGTGCCGGGACTATCAGCATCTCGCGATTACACTGTCGCGGTGCCAGAATATTCCGGCGCGATATGTGACGGGGTATCTCGGGGATATTCGCTGGCCCTATAGCGGGCCAGGGGATTTTAGCGCCTGGTATCAGGTGTTTTTGGATGGACGATGGATGACGATGGATGCGCGGCATAACGAACCGCGGATTGGGCGGGTGTTGATGGCCGCGGGGCGGGATGCGGCAGATGTGGCGATTACAACTTCGTTCGGGAATGCGGTTTTGACTAACTTCTATGTCGATAGCTATGAGGTGCTGGAGGATGGGACCACTGTGCCTACTCTGCCGGGCACGATCGCGCAGGAGCCTGTGGTGACGTCCGCGAATCGTGGCTCGGCAGGGGCGGTTCAGGGTTTGGCGGAGTAGAAGGTGTAGGTGGCGGAGTAGGGGACGCGGGCTGAGGCGTTGAGGTGTCCGGCGTCACAGGTGGTGGTGGGTGCGATACCGCCGTGAGTGTCGGAGCGGCGAATGTATTCGACATGAGACATGACGCCGGAGCCGGTGGGGGTGGTGGCTTTGAGGAGAAGCCAGGGGATGGCGTCGGGGTCGGGGGATGCGGATTTTTGGAGGACATCGCCTTTGACGGTGCTGCCGTCCTTTGATTTCCAGATGGGGCCTGCGCCGTGGGTGCCTATCGGAGCTTCGGAGGAATCAGTGAGGATGGCTTCGGGCGCCTGAAAGATCCATTGCGAGTTTGCTGGGCCCTGCTGGCAGATGTAGATCTGCACGCCTTTGCCGGTGACGGTGAGGATGGGGTGCTGGTCGGATGGGGGTTGCGTGTGGTCTTGAGCTTGTGCGACGAGTGAGAAGGCTGAGCACGTTGTGAGGAGAAGGATGGTTCGAATCACGCTTCGCATGAGACTGAGTCTAAAGTGGTTACTTCGCTGGTGTATAGCCTTTGAGGACGAAATTCATGTCTCAGTATTGAGACATTGGGAACCCGTATCTTCACCATTGCGCTTTCTCTGATTTGCTTAAGCGTGTGCAGGTTGTTGGAGCGTTTTTATGAGCCTGGGTGTTGGGTAATGGTAAACGTGCTCCATGGGCCAGCCTTCATGTCGTGGAGGACGGGCGCCTGCCAGTTGAACTCGGGATGCGCGGCGAGGAAGGGTGCCGCGATGAAGTCTTCGCCACAGGGATGGCCCGCGCGGGCGATGAAGCTCATGTGTTCGGCCATGGCGGCGTCCATGACCTTGCCGGTTACGGCTCCGCTGGGGGAGTACGGTGGCGAGTCCCAGGCGGGTTCGGGATCTTTGGAAGCGTCTTCGTGGCCGCAGAGGCTGCGACGGGCGGCGACTACTTTGTGATCGTAGCTGTCGTAGTGGTCGGAGAGATACTGCTCGGCAAGGGCGGTGTCGAGTTGGCCGAGATGCTGCTGGACGAACTCTTCGGCACGGACGTGGCGGGCGTTCATGGTGCTCTTCATGTCGTGGGTGTCGAAGCCGGGAGTGTCGTCGCGGATGAGGTCGGGATTGACGGGGAAGTTGGCGCTGACGAAGTAGCCGGTGGTTTTGCGGGTTAGAGGCGTGTGCTTGAGGCCGAGTTCGAGATAGGCGATCTCGTTGGTCTTGCGGTCACCGACGAGCCAGGAGTTGGCGTAACCGCCGTTGTTGCCTTCGCGCATGAGGGAGACGAACTGATCGATGTTGTTGGCGTACTGCATGGCTTTGCGGGCGCGGATGAACTCGGGGACGCCGGAGGGGTTCCAGCCCTGGAACATGGGGAGGGTGGTTTCGGTGATCATGATGCCGGCGGAGTTGACGCCGAAGTCGTCGCCACTGTGGATGAGGCCGGGGCTGCCGTCCATGAGGATGCGATTGCCTTTGGTGGGGACGATGTCGAAGACGGTGGTCCAGCGCTCGCCTTCCATGTAGGCGGACCAGTTGCTGTGGGCGATGACGATCTTGCCGTCTTTGGTGGCGG
Coding sequences within:
- a CDS encoding C45 family peptidase, giving the protein MRLCFAACILAAFISTAALAQPSDPRLKNSYTFQKDGWTYIHLEGTPSEIGFQHGYHLAPQIADNLQTIELENTHEAGKPWTYFRAIAHNQIMPRIEPEYLAELQGIADGVQAAGQNIDILDIVALNAHLEVSDYYIPWLLKQQGKTAPAALVAPGRCSAFIATGAATKDGKIVIAHSNWSAYMEGERWTTVFDIVPTKGNRILMDGSPGLIHSGDDFGVNSAGIMITETTLPMFQGWNPSGVPEFIRARKAMQYANNIDQFVSLMREGNNGGYANSWLVGDRKTNEIAYLELGLKHTPLTRKTTGYFVSANFPVNPDLIRDDTPGFDTHDMKSTMNARHVRAEEFVQQHLGQLDTALAEQYLSDHYDSYDHKVVAARRSLCGHEDASKDPEPAWDSPPYSPSGAVTGKVMDAAMAEHMSFIARAGHPCGEDFIAAPFLAAHPEFNWQAPVLHDMKAGPWSTFTITQHPGS
- a CDS encoding DUF3455 domain-containing protein, translated to MRSVIRTILLLTTCSAFSLVAQAQDHTQPPSDQHPILTVTGKGVQIYICQQGPANSQWIFQAPEAILTDSSEAPIGTHGAGPIWKSKDGSTVKGDVLQKSASPDPDAIPWLLLKATTPTGSGVMSHVEYIRRSDTHGGIAPTTTCDAGHLNASARVPYSATYTFYSAKP
- a CDS encoding transglutaminase-like domain-containing protein, giving the protein MLVKSEFDIQFHLSVPTPMMAMLHLHPSLEPQVRAGNELAVEHIDLETKANIPVSEYRDVFGNRCTRFVARAGAIRLSGTSVVEMEGLADPINAHAKQVPVENLPSEVLQYLLASRYCEVDKFGPISQDLFGWMTPGWTKASAIRDWVHEKVMFNYKTARPTKTAMDVFTERIGVCRDYQHLAITLSRCQNIPARYVTGYLGDIRWPYSGPGDFSAWYQVFLDGRWMTMDARHNEPRIGRVLMAAGRDAADVAITTSFGNAVLTNFYVDSYEVLEDGTTVPTLPGTIAQEPVVTSANRGSAGAVQGLAE